One Hevea brasiliensis isolate MT/VB/25A 57/8 unplaced genomic scaffold, ASM3005281v1 Scaf413, whole genome shotgun sequence genomic window, tttacagatGAGTTAAgctaaattgatttgagattgatctgATCTTATTGaatctctgaaattattgaaataaactgttGAAATTGCACTGTCAGTTATTATtcgttatttgaaatttttttgttgattttgattgatttatgaaaattaacttttgttttgaattggtacctatgCCCAGCATTTGTGTCTGCTATTTGTGCCCAGTatcgttatggcactagactttgtgtccctaatgttgatgagttgagaagagaaattaacaaaattaactaaaattaacaaattaactaaaataagcattaagagcataaaattactaaactaaaaagggcaaaatggatACAAAATTACCCtaaaatacttatataaaatGAGTTTATCAAAGTACCTGCACAGCCATGCTTACTGAATTAAGCTAATGTGGCATTTTTACACATGTGCAATGACTTTACACAAGATCCATTTTTAGCCTAATCTAAGGTTTTTATTAGAGGATAGATAAAACATCTTATCTCATTCTTTCCTCAAGATGAAAGAAaggaaaaactaaaaaaaaaaaaaaaaacgcaaagaagaaaaagaatcgaAGAAGAAGTTGAGAAAGACGAGTCATcttcaagcttcctccatggTCTAGCTCGAATTTTGGCTCATCTTCACCAAATTTTTCATTGTTACCAATCAAGTTTTTCAGTTCTTAGCTTGTTTTCATGTTTTTATTCCTTCTTCTATACCTTGATTTTCTTGTAATtaacatggattgtgagtagttttcttagatTGTGTAGTCGGGGAGATTTTGTGGATTGAAACTAGGTTATTCCCAATTGAATGAaacttatgaggtttaatccatttcttaggTACTTATTGACATGCTTAGTGCAGGGCCTCATTAAGTATTAttcttaatctttgattgaataaCTAAAAGGAGAAAATCAAtggatagataatcaagaaattgaacttaattaacttagatttagAAATAGATTAAGGATTAAGAGTGTTTTATAGATTAATTGAAGTTCTTAATGAGTTTTAGTTGATCTAAataccacgaaagtaggatttcgTCAACTATAATACTATTTATTTCACTCAAAAGAGATTTCAAAGGATATAAGAATAAGTcttctttaaacccataaatttcataaattaagcTATTTAGAAAAAATTCCAAATCAACTTGAATAGGAACCCCTAACTCCAAAATAGTCTTTTAATCCATTATGGCTTGAATTCTAATTTTAAATTCTTTAGTTAATCTTGTTTTGCTAGTTATCTTTAACAATACCTTGTTTACTTAATTTTAGTCATTTATTAAATTAGCTAGTTGTTTAAAttgagttttgcattttcataccttaaacttcaaattcccaaatttcttttatttgtttgattaaattacaattttaacatatattTTAACTTGTACTGGAGTTGACAAGGGTTCGGGATGGCTCATGCCCATTATTGATTTGACAAGGGTTAGATCTTGTTATTAGGGAACCAAAGAGTTCTACAAGCTGTAGATCTCTGATCTTTGGGAGACTGGTCTGACCACATATGCAGGATCATTTGAATTTTCAACAAATAGGTGATCGGAAGACCGGTAAGTCGAGCCATAGATCGGAATAGCATAGACAAGACAGTTGCTTTAGAGTACACTTAGCATGATCTTCGCTGGGAATCACGTTGATAGTACTATTCCATGAAGTATAGCTGCAAATAAGTTCGAAATTGCTATAACACCTACTCAAGTACATTCTTTTTGAACACACAATTGAAATGTTGTTTGATTAATATCTTGATATTGGGACTAACTTAAGCATCGGAATGGTTGCCAAAAAACTATTGGCCTCACCTTTTCTTGATTTTAGGTTATCCGAATATCCAATATTCATCATTTGGATACCTAGAGAATTACGACAATATCAGAAATAAAGGATCGACTAGTATAGGATCCACTCTACTAAATAAAATATTCTCAAAAGTACCCCATGATATAATGTACAATATTTTTGTCATCTCTTTTATAATTGGTCTtggtaaaataaataattaatttaataaaatttaaattaacattagttaaattaattataataaataacaaATCAGTAATAAATAGAAAGGAAAGATAAACTaacaaataattttataaataaataagaaataaaatttattgaaaacaAAAAGATTTTGTTAGTAAATTTAACaaacaaaaattttattaaaataaaacaattttattaataaataatcatGAATTAATTTGACTATCAAGAATGTAAGAAAGgggaaaagagaagaaagagtgggccaaaataataattttttttttgacaacTTGGAAGCCTAATATAATAGGTTAAAGGAACTTtttctgaaataaaattaaagttgaataattttattgaaacaaTTTGAAATTatggataaaaatgaaacaaacatcAAAGTTAAAATACAATGGGTAAATTCCCCTTGTATTTTACCTTGCTTATATGATTTACTTTAAATATATTAGTAAAACAACTTATACAACTTGTATATAGGATTGTGGCTTCAatctaatttttgaaaaaaaaaaagcaatattTTAAATACCgtttaaaagtaatttaaaaaaattgtttgaaatttttgtaattaaaatatgttaaaatttaaattaaaactaattttaaatGATCTCTAACTAACTTATTTAAGGATTTTTCTTGCCTAAACTTGGTCTACCATGAaactaagacacaaaatatattgTGAGACccacttattaaatatatgatcTCACATATTTATGTTTTGAGTTTATAGTGAATCGAGTTTAAACGAGAATTTTCATATATTTAAGGTACTGCTTTTCACAATAATAGCTGAAATTGCAATACTAgcctttatatataataaaatgataaaagctaattcaaaaattaattaaaaacttcaaagaaataaatgattattTAAGTTCATGATATTTATTCTTGTTCATACAATACATTACACAACAACACAATCTATGTAGAGGATCCTAAATTATTAGGAAATGCTCCTCCTATGTAAACTaaacttgaaatatatatatatatatattgttcagGTAGTCACTTTCCTTGGACGTCTCTTGGGTATGACATTCAAAGGCACAAGCTTTCTCACTGATATCCCAATCCTTTCTCTCATATCTAAGGTTTCAGGGGTTGAATCCTTCTCAAGTTCCCAGTCAAAACAGTGAATTAAAGATGCCAGACCAAGGAGAACTATTCGTTGAGCCAATAACATACCTACACAAATCCGCCTTCCTGATCCAAATGGAAGTAGCTCAAAATTTTGCCCTTTGTAGTCAATACTTGAACCAAGAAATCTCTCAGGCCTAAAGGACAATGGATCTTCCCAAGAATCTGGATCTCTTCCTATTGCCCATACATTCACAAGAACTTGAGTATCTTTGGGTATGTGGTACCCCATGAAATTTGTATCTTGTATTGTGTTTCTCGGAACGAGTAAAGGAACTGGAGGATGCAACCGAAGTGTTTCCTTCAAAACAGCTTGCAAATATGGCAGCTTCTCTATGTCACTTTCTTCAGCATTTCTATTTACTCCAACAACTTCATTGAGTTCTTCTTTAACCTTTCTCATGGCTTCAGGTTTGCGAAGTAACTCTGCCATGACCCATTCTATTACTGTGCTTGTAGTCTCTGACCCGGCAACAAACATTTCCTTCAAGATTAAACgcaaacaaaattaattaattttaatccaAAATGTAGTTAATTATGATGTTAATGTGCTTACCATTATGATTATGATGATTTTTTCATATGGAATCTTCTCCTGCCAATCTTTTCCGTCGCCTTCAAATTCCAACAATGTGTCTAGAAAGTCCTTAGCCTTCTCCTCATTCCGTTTGTGCTTCTCAATCCTCTCTTTCACAAACCCTTCAATAATCTCCAATGCTCGTCCCATGTCTTTCAACATGTTCTTCTTTAGTCCTTGTGGATCTAACCATTTGAAGAATGGAAAAAAGTCTGCTACGTTTGGCTTCCCTGCCCACACTAAAATCTTTCCCAGGGTTTGAAAAAATTCATACCCTTCTTTACTTTGCGAATCCAGAAGGTCTTGTGACAGCATGAGGTTCCCAACTACGTTAAATGCCATTATGAAGAGATAGCGAGGTAAATTCACTGCGATTGATTCTCCCCTTGCATTTGCAGCTACTGCATTATCTTCAATACTCCTAGCGAACATTCCCATAGGATGAATTATTATATCcactttttttctttttgctaaaataaaaaaaagaatttgAACTATGTGCATTGAATTGGTTTTCACCATTTTATTATATAAGAGGTATATATTTAAAAGCATAtcatataagctagataaaatatGAGTGTTTTAAAGAAAGTAATAGCTGCCAATTCTAAAAAATTCAAGACAGATTGTTGCAAAACAGCAACTGTAGCTAAGAATAAGAGATTTGAAGGTGatcatacaaaaaaaaaaaaaaaaaagcgcaaAATAAGATGATTGACTAATCGATAGCATTAAAGTCCATCTCTAAAAATACTATAATTATATCAAAACCCAGAAAAAACAAATGGAAAAAAAAACAAGCATTAACAGTTAAATTTGTAAATTGACCGTTACGAAGCTAATTCACATAGAAAAAGTGTTATTCAACGCTCAATATTACAAGAAATTATTTAGTAAATTTATTATATGTACAACGGATTCGTCATATTCATTGACTATAACGAAAtcaaaattatgagaaattatttgataaatCTGTTATATGTATGATAAATATAATAACAATCAATTGTCAAAATTAAATGCCCCTTCAAATTTTCTGTTACCTTATCATTTGATCAATGCACTTTCGCCGCATGGAGGCTGTCTCATTGATTCGCTTATTGGTCATCATTTCTATCGAGCAAAGACGCCTAAGCATGCGCCAGTATGGGCTAAACTGGCCAACTGCAAGTGACCCATCTCTGAAGTTATGACTCGTTAATACATCAAGACACTTACGATCACAGAAGCTGGCATCGTGATTCTTGAACAGCTCCGCCGCAGCCTTGGCCGACTGTATCACTACCGTTTCCATGGATCCTAGTCTTAACCGGAGCACAGGTCCATACTTCAACTTCAGCTCCTGTAGAGTTTGATGGGCCACGGTTCCAAGATCGAAAATATTGCCCAAGAGGGGCCATCCTGGAGGCCCTGGAGGCAGGTTCTTTGTTCCATTTCCCCACTTTTTTCCATTTTGGCATAGAACCAGAAACAGTGATAAGAAAAGAGTTGCGCAGACTAGGAAACCGTAGATGTACTCCATTCCTCTCTAGTGTTTTGAGACAGCTACTGCTAGCAGCTGCTCTTTTATAAGATAAATCTTGAAATCTTCCTCCAATAATATCAATTCTACGTGTGGGCTCTCACATTTGACTACGTGCAATTTGAGCGCTTGCAATAGTTGAATATTAATGCGTATTAGTCAACATGAAAATATTTGAAAAACAAGTTAGATATTTTTGATTTAGCAGTTAAATGATAataattgttattaaaaataattagaaaattttcaaattttaatatattattataacaattttaattattaattaaaaattattttagataTCATATTTATGAAAtgctcaaaattaaaaaaataaaaaattaagtcaatattatttaatttattaatatttaaaattattctattttaaattcaagttttaattaaatttgtttttattttggTGTTATAAGCTTTGTGCTTATAAGTCAGTTTGACTGAATATTTTatcatattatattaatttaactcattaatattatttttagtcattttcataattaatgtgcttataaattattttttaacaaataCATTAATTACTTATCAGTCTTTTATAAACACTTTAACCGAATgcataactatttaaaattttaaatgcttattagctcaaattaatttataaacacTAGGCATTTATAagctaattttcataagttaagcTACACACACTCCTAGTAACGGACAACAAGATAAGAAGAGAAATTAACTTTTAATGGGATGTATATATGTATTGGGTTttagaaagagagaaaaagacaTTCATTAAAAAGAAAAACAGTACAAAATCTTCTTATAAAATTGAATTttctattaaataaattttaaaaactaaatatatgaataattattttattttgatggCATAAATTGAGTTGATAAAGCAATTCAACTGATTTAAACGATGGAAAGCTTACTCCGCTTAATTTCAATTTTTAGTCATTATTTGTTTCCATGAGTTTGCTATGATAATTAGCAAAATAAGATATGCTCTTAAAAAtaagattttgtctatttttctacATTATCAATAAAACAACAAATCAACAAACGAAACAAAAttctaatatataaattttaaaaattaaggtaATAAATAAAGATGTATTCCAAATGAGAGATCATTATTAACACAAATCatagaaaacaaaagaaataaggaaaaaaaaaagagaaggggTTACCATCGAAAGTTAGAAAATCGCTCCAATGACTAGCCAATGGTTAGAAAAAGATAGTTGGAGCTAAGAAAAGAGGTGGAGGAGTAGAAAGATTATTAGAGAAAGTCACTCCAATGACAATGACCATCTAGAGGCTAGAAAAAAGAAGGTGGGGGTGAAGAAAAAGAGGTGTAGGAGGCAAAGTTCAAGAAAAGAAGGAAGATTTTTGGATAGAACGAGAAATTATGATCTCTCTAAAAACGctagttaaatttttttaaattagatgtatttataaaaatatttgagaaagggaatttataatttcattggaaaaatattttgacTTAATATCTATTaacttttatgaaaatatttccaaagtcatatttattctaaaatatcaaatatttctttattagTTATAATCTCATGTGTTATGCATTTAATAACACTTTATCAtagattgaaaaatatatattagataaagttaaaaataaataatatattgttTAAGTTGTAGAATATAGAGTGATGCACCAATCAAGGTTTTCAAACCGGTCCATTCTGAATTGATAAAGAGAgggttaaaaatttaaaatttaatcgagGTTGAATCAATAtactattaaataaatattaaaaattaataataaaacttttattataattaatattattatatattttttatgttaaaatatatttagttaaattttaatatgtaaatgcttttaaaaaaaatcaaatctttaattaatcttttaaatgatatttagttatttataataaagaaatactcaaaattaaaattttataataataaatttagttatatcaatgaaaaataaatgctaatataataaattatataacacaataaataaaaaaatttatatacgaTGATATAAAAAGATAGTGAATAATTCAAGTTAACAATTACCATTAATTATTCAAATTGTAAGTGGGTGAAGAAGAATTTTTAATTGTCTTTGCAATAGTTGaaggttagtaattattaattattttaaaaatataatattatctaaattaataaaagaaatcatTTTATATAGTTTTGAAGTGTTATATTTTGTAAAAATATTACACAAAAGATGTGTCGCTTATGTCGTTTGCCGGCAGAAAGAAGGATCTTGGTCACAGGTTTAATTCCCACCAACCACAGCCCACTCATCATGGGGCATGTCTAAAATTTACAAATGGGACTTTGGAATATGATGATCATGAGTATGGTAAGACGAGGATTTACGGGGCATGCATGACATGCAAATGTAAGGGCTGGACCAACGCAAAGGAATTAGGCCTATTTGGGGTGAAAAAAACTAAGCCCAAATTGAGCAAGCCGATGGGGCATGTGATGGGTTGCGTATGTGGGCCTAGTGTGACAAAGTCCAAATCCAGGCTGACTAAGGAAGAGCAGGCTGCCAAGAAAGCGAACAAGGTTGAAAAGTCAAATCCAGGAGCCATGAGGAGAATTCCAGTAAGGATTGACTCCTTTGGCATTGGATTAATTCCTTTTGCGGACAATAAATGTCCTTTTTGTGGAATTTTTGGCGAATCCTCCACTCGTCTGTTGATCCATTATAGCTTCTCTTCTAAGGTTTGGAATTTCTTTTTGAGATGGTGAGGCATTTCATTTTGCTTCCCAAAGAATCTCTCATGCTTATTTGTTCAATGGCGGTCCTTGACTTATGGCAAAGTGCAAGGTGACTTTTGGATGTGTGCTTTTGTTGGAATTCCACGTCAAAATAATATGAAGTGAAAGGGTATTATACAAGTAATTGAGttataatattaacttaattagTCATTTTGATATGTAAAGTAATATAATCACTTATATAAGATTAaactaaaatgaattaaaaacatGATTTGACCAATACTCTCTCTAAATTTAACATGGTATCAAAGTTCGATCGACTACTGATTTCACCATCCATAAGATCGTATAATTGAACTCCTATTATTTTCAAGTGACAACTTGAGAGGAGAGTGTTGGAATCTCATATCGAAAGAATATGAAGTAAAAGGGCAATATATAAGTGATTGGATTGCAACATTTACTTAATTAAACATTATGTAAAGTaatttaatcacttatataacccaaattaaaataaattaaaaacataaTTTGATCAACTCTCTCTTCAAATTCAACAACTTTCTATGCTATCAGATTATTTATCCTGCTATCACAGAATGTCATTTTCAATGGCGCATATCATCGCTTCATTACTATTTGCAGCATCATTTTTCATTGGATCTCCACTTGGATAAAATGCATAATCGATGACTTTCCTTATTCTGGCTCTCAGCTTATGCACGAGGTTAATAGCATTAAACTTTGGACCAATCCTAAGAAAAATCATCCAGCTCTCCTTTGGTCCCCTCCACCTTCTTGGTAGAAATGGAACACAGATGGTTCCTCAATTGGGAATCTTAGAATTAGCGGAATTGGTGgtgtacttggtgattaactggGGGTCATCAAATGCATTTTCTTTTGTCCTATAGGAGTAACGGATGCCAATCAAGCTAAGATTAGATCAATTCATAAGGCCTTATTAATCACCAAGTAGCTCTTTTCTTCTAATTCCATCCCTCACAATCTTACTTTTGAATCTGATTCTCAGAATGCTCTCTCCTGGATACAAGGTACTTTACCTGAGCCTTGGAGACTTGCAGCTACATTAATGAGATTTCCAACTTGATTGCTTCTCTGCCTCGAGTCCCCTTCACTCGTACTTTTCGGGAAGCTAATTCTCTAGCTGATCATCTTGCAAAAGCTGGTGTCTATCGCATCGAAGAATTCATTGCTTTCCTCTGATTTTTATCTATAATGCATTTTgtgtttttaattaattaattttaataaaatataaatcatAAAGGACATTATGGGCAATACAAACGCCCATAAAGGACAATACAAATGCCTATTATTTTCCATAAtgtcctttatatatatattaatttcatattttaattaattaaaattaaagttaagttTGAGTAgagtaagaattttaaatttatataaatattaaaattaatttaaataataaaaatataattatagttAATTTAAAGAATGAAGGGCATCTTTggcaaaattaatattttttcttttcacgattatatataaatagattattattattattattattattagtaattttaatgaatttttaacttttaaatcAATAATAGAATTAATCCTAATTTGAAAACTTtaaaagaaattataaataaaaaatatgaaccaATTAAATTGgtctataattaataaaaaaaattataaaaaaataccgACCAAacgatattatttaaaataaaaatttatataaccaTTTTATTTAGTCGGTATTTTtagttattaaaagaataaattacAAACTAAGTAAATGGtagttgatttttttaattttcaaattatattatttaacatgaaaaaaatataaaataattacctAATATCTGTTTAGTCAGTAATTACCGATTAATTAACAATAACCAATGATTACCGACTAAAATAATTAGTAAGTAATTACTGACTAAATAATGCTTAATAAATGGCCGCTAATTCCTTTATCCCTACGATCTACCCATGTTAAGACCAACCATATCTCCACCAATTACATACTAAAATTTTTGTCACCTAATTAATGTACTATCTACTTGTAGTTGGTAATTAGATGGTAAGTGGAATTACTAACTAAAATCCTCCTAAAatagttaataattttaataactaaagtttttttttttttttttagtgtgaTTTGAGAAAACTCCTAACCTTAAATaatcttaaatattaataaatcgtTCAAAAAGAAAACCAAAAGTTTTAGTAACTATCAGTAAGTGAAAGTTGGCctaaaagtataaaaaaaaaaaattgatgtatTTGATTTGGCagttaaatttcaataattgttgTTAAAATGATatacttaataatttttcaatttttatcattattgttataattttaaattattgattaaaaaatattttagatatcatatttatgacataaaaaataaaaaataaaattaaaactaataaattttaaattgctTTAAAATTATCAggttttaaattcaaatttcaattcaaccCAAAAATTGAAAGGTTGAGTGTGACCCCACAAGCTAGTGGATAGATATTTTTATTGGCATTTCATCATATGAGATAGAAATCAATTGCTTTGGCATAATAATTAATTTGTTTGAATACTTGGCAAAAATAAAAAGTATTCAAACAAATTAATTATTATGCCAAAGCAATTGATGTTTGGTATGATCTCCTGTTGGGGATAATACCATTTCGTGagaattgtttaatttatattattatttggaAAAGGACCTTTTAACCGAGTGTTGTGGCCCTCAATAGTTCTGTGTCTCTTGTCAAATTAAAGAGGTTGGttaattcccttttttttttttttcaagacttCTTTCTGTATAGATGGAGAAGATACTTGCAATattaatgttttattttttttttaaattaagtcaAATTTCTAATTAGATTAGCATTAAAGACATTAATATTATATAAGAGTATTTATGgagatatcattttattttattcattaatgAGAGGTTTTACCTATTGTAGTCCTATAAATGGTTAGATATTTTGGCTTAAGATGAAGAAAGAATATAGTCTAAGAAGAGTAAACTATTATCTATTACAATCTCATGAAGTAAGAGAGACTTCGGTCTAAAATAAAGAATGGCATAATCCAAGAAAAAAGTACTATAGTTCATTGCAATCCCATGGAAGGAAAAAGATTTTCGCTTAATATAAATAAAGGATATAGAATTCAAGAGAAAAAAATTCTTATACATTGATAAGTGCAATATTATTCATGCAGTTGAAGAGACACCCGTTATGATATATaaagtaattaaaataataaatatattatattatgtacAAAGGGGAATTAGAGAATTATGCAATTATGAAATAGGATTATGGACAAATAGTTTTGAATTTATAATTTATGATTTTattaaaactaatagaaaaaggcATAACTAGCGATGTAACATATATTAAAAGGGTAAATTTTATTGTTGTGATatgtttactttattttttttataatttatgcaCTTTTGCAATACATAGAAACTATAATTGGACTTATTGCTGCGTTGTAATACTaacttcaataatattttatttcttcAATAATTATTGGACTTATTAATGGTCAATAAAAGAAATAACCAAAAAAATTACATATCATATTAATGAAGAATTTTGagaacattttattttattttgtatgtaaatttttatattttatttttttatttatgatagacgaaattttaaaaagaaatatGAAGGATCAACTACTATAAGATCAACtgtgtgaaataaaatattcTCAAAATTCATGTAATATTCTTTTTCATTACTCTTATAATTTGTCTGGTATAATaagataattaatttaataaattttaaattaataataataaataataaatcgtAACAAGAAAGAAAAGATGAACTAACAAAtagttttataattaaattttaagaaataagatttattaaaaaataatgtaacaacccaaaattttaataataataaataaataaataaattaaaaattaaattaaacatttaaaaattgaaaatttttccaGGGATGAATCTATTCAGGTTCATTCCtagaatttcaaaaaaaaaaaccaaatagCAAAAAAAACCAGCACCCACCCCCTCTCTCCCTCATGCATCTCTCTTTCCCTCATCtcttctctcccttttctctacACTGATCGGCGACCAAGCGGCTTCAGGCGACGCCGGCGAGCCACCAGTCGGCCGGTAGCACCGCCATACGCGGTGGCAAGAGAGAgacagaagagagagaaaacgcgcacAGTGGGCAATGGCTTCCCGTCGctattccggcttcatccgacgtc contains:
- the LOC110651347 gene encoding iridoid oxidase-like, which gives rise to MEYIYGFLVCATLFLSLFLVLCQNGKKWGNGTKNLPPGPPGWPLLGNIFDLGTVAHQTLQELKLKYGPVLRLRLGSMETVVIQSAKAAAELFKNHDASFCDRKCLDVLTSHNFRDGSLAVGQFSPYWRMLRRLCSIEMMTNKRINETASMRRKCIDQMIRSIEDNAVAANARGESIAVNLPRYLFIMAFNVVGNLMLSQDLLDSQSKEGYEFFQTLGKILVWAGKPNVADFFPFFKWLDPQGLKKNMLKDMGRALEIIEGFVKERIEKHKRNEEKAKDFLDTLLEFEGDGKDWQEKIPYEKIIIIIMEMFVAGSETTSTVIEWVMAELLRKPEAMRKVKEELNEVVGVNRNAEESDIEKLPYLQAVLKETLRLHPPVPLLVPRNTIQDTNFMGYHIPKDTQVLVNVWAIGRDPDSWEDPLSFRPERFLGSSIDYKGQNFELLPFGSGRRICVGMLLAQRIVLLGLASLIHCFDWELEKDSTPETLDMRERIGISVRKLVPLNVIPKRRPRKVTT